Proteins encoded by one window of Cyanobium sp. NS01:
- a CDS encoding peptidylprolyl isomerase, whose product MSSPDLPTLARYGLLRPFLRQQLLEELLAPIQLNEEEQEAALAQFRQDNGIDDDSQLLELKQALLLTDSDLDYQAHFPVKVWKYSVEHFSSKAESRFLANKADLDQVVYSLLRTANPNLARELFLQISEGESSFDQLAASHAEGPERATRGIVGPVPLAQAHPELMQRLRTARPGVVLEPFPIGEWWLLVRLESLEPASFDDEVADAMIQELLDEWLEEEVDVRLARLRETPRQAAVVG is encoded by the coding sequence ATGAGCTCACCGGATCTGCCCACGCTGGCGCGCTACGGCCTGCTGCGACCCTTCCTGCGCCAGCAGCTGCTGGAGGAGCTCCTGGCTCCGATCCAGCTCAATGAAGAGGAACAGGAAGCCGCTCTGGCCCAGTTCCGCCAGGACAATGGCATTGATGATGACAGCCAGCTGCTGGAGCTGAAACAGGCCCTGCTGCTCACTGATTCCGACCTGGACTACCAGGCCCATTTCCCGGTGAAGGTGTGGAAATACTCCGTGGAGCACTTCTCCTCCAAGGCGGAATCGCGCTTTCTGGCCAACAAGGCCGACCTCGACCAGGTGGTGTACAGCCTGTTGCGCACGGCGAACCCAAACCTGGCCCGTGAGCTGTTTCTGCAGATCAGTGAAGGCGAATCGAGCTTTGATCAGCTCGCCGCCAGCCATGCTGAAGGCCCGGAGCGCGCCACCCGCGGCATCGTGGGTCCGGTGCCACTGGCCCAGGCCCATCCCGAACTGATGCAGCGTCTGCGCACGGCCAGGCCGGGAGTGGTGCTCGAACCGTTCCCGATCGGCGAGTGGTGGCTGCTGGTGAGGCTGGAGTCTCTGGAGCCAGCCAGTTTTGACGACGAAGTGGCTGACGCCATGATTCAGGAGCTGCTGGACGAGTGGCTGGAGGAGGAGGTTGACGTGCGGTTGGCCCGGTTGCGCGAGACGCCCCGACAGGCTGCAGTGGTGGGCTGA
- a CDS encoding ABC transporter transmembrane domain-containing protein: MTTSSQGLRLERHSAFAGLSEAAIAHLQDSCQRRRFSLGEPLSHDSLIPAEVLLVLEGTARLLVRDQGALRSAARLGPGSLVGLASLLRAAPCEEVSAASVVEALVLPDQLVLQLLAEQPSFAAWCASELFTAELLDLLAGLLERQSRGEASLLELHGQVAPEAMLVAPEADALAALPPGMVLFAASSNLPGQALGSRLDPQLGVPEPRPPLPPRLIALPEALVASLADPLPVVAELEDAEAEPGPQGSSALVPLGAGEGPQASRLDLGQQPRPELRLLRGSGPLEETLACFQMLAMELRLPFRRDSIEKILRDVLRRGQTPDLQLCGNIGALMGLHVSGVRVPASQGTRLQVPALVPWKGGFALVRASDARGLVLASPRDGWVEVMPAEMEAAFPEGIELLLMERSNSTPDQRFNFNWFWPSLKRYRGLLLQVLVASFVVQLFSLANPLLIQVIIDKVIAQRSLDTLQVLGIALVVVTLMEGLIGALRTFLFTETTNRIDLRLGAEVIDHLLRLPLGYFDRRPVGELGTRVAELENIREFLTGQALTTLLDTAFSVIYIVVMVFYSWLLTLIALCVLPIQIGLTVLGAPLFRRQYRQAAEENARTQSHLVEVLTGIQTVKAQNVEMISRWKWQDLYSRYIARSFEKTITGTALVETSQVLQKLSQLLVLWVGASLVLKGEMSLGQLIAFRIISGYVTQPLLRLSSIWQNIQELKVSFERLADVVDTPEESNEADKQKIPLPPIDGDVAFRDVTFSFEPGSPPVLRHVDLQIAAGTFVGVVGQSGSGKSTLMKLLTRLYAPNEGKILIDGYDIDKVELYSLRRQIGIVPQEPLLFSGSVAENIALTDPDASSDAIVEAARLARAHDFIMELPGGYSANVGERGAGLSGGQRQRLALARTLLSRPKLLVLDEATSALDYDTERRVCDNLLENLRQCTVFFITHRLSTIRRADLIVMLQDGAVVETGTHDQLIEQRERYYALYRQQEAS; the protein is encoded by the coding sequence ATGACCACCAGCTCCCAGGGATTACGGCTCGAGCGGCACTCGGCCTTCGCGGGCCTCTCCGAGGCCGCGATCGCCCATCTCCAGGACAGCTGCCAGCGGCGCCGCTTTTCCCTGGGGGAGCCCCTCAGCCACGACAGCCTGATCCCCGCCGAGGTGCTGCTGGTGCTGGAGGGCACGGCCCGGCTGCTGGTGCGCGATCAGGGAGCCCTGCGCAGTGCCGCCCGGCTCGGGCCCGGCAGCCTGGTGGGGCTGGCCTCGCTGCTGCGGGCCGCTCCCTGCGAGGAGGTGAGTGCCGCCTCCGTGGTGGAGGCCCTGGTGCTTCCCGATCAGCTGGTGCTGCAGCTCCTGGCTGAGCAGCCGAGTTTTGCCGCCTGGTGTGCCTCGGAGCTGTTCACAGCGGAATTGCTCGATCTGCTGGCCGGTTTGCTGGAGCGTCAGTCCCGTGGGGAGGCCTCGCTGCTGGAGCTCCATGGCCAGGTGGCGCCGGAGGCCATGCTGGTGGCTCCCGAGGCGGACGCCCTGGCCGCACTGCCCCCGGGGATGGTGCTGTTCGCCGCCAGCTCCAACCTGCCCGGCCAGGCCCTGGGCTCTCGCCTGGACCCCCAGCTGGGTGTGCCCGAGCCGCGGCCACCCCTGCCGCCCCGGTTGATCGCCCTGCCGGAGGCGCTGGTGGCGAGCCTGGCGGATCCGCTCCCTGTCGTTGCGGAACTGGAGGACGCCGAGGCTGAGCCTGGGCCGCAGGGCTCCTCCGCCCTGGTGCCCTTGGGCGCGGGCGAGGGCCCCCAGGCCAGCCGCCTCGACCTGGGGCAGCAGCCCAGGCCGGAGCTGCGCCTGCTGCGGGGCAGCGGCCCCCTGGAGGAAACCCTCGCCTGCTTCCAGATGCTGGCGATGGAGCTGCGGCTGCCCTTCCGGCGCGACTCGATCGAGAAGATCCTGCGGGATGTGCTGCGCCGCGGCCAGACCCCGGATCTGCAGCTGTGCGGCAACATCGGCGCCCTGATGGGGCTGCACGTGAGTGGCGTGCGGGTGCCGGCCTCCCAGGGCACACGGCTGCAGGTGCCGGCCCTGGTGCCCTGGAAGGGGGGCTTTGCCCTGGTGCGGGCTTCCGACGCCCGGGGTCTGGTGCTCGCCTCACCCCGGGATGGCTGGGTGGAAGTGATGCCTGCGGAGATGGAAGCGGCCTTCCCGGAGGGCATTGAGCTGCTGCTGATGGAGCGCAGCAACAGCACCCCCGATCAGCGCTTCAACTTCAACTGGTTCTGGCCCTCCCTGAAGCGCTACCGCGGCCTGCTGCTGCAGGTGCTGGTGGCCTCCTTCGTGGTGCAGCTGTTCAGCCTCGCCAATCCGCTGCTGATCCAGGTGATCATCGACAAGGTGATTGCCCAGCGCAGCCTCGACACGCTGCAGGTGCTCGGCATAGCGCTGGTGGTGGTGACGCTGATGGAGGGGCTGATCGGCGCCCTGCGCACGTTCCTGTTCACCGAAACCACCAACCGCATCGACCTGCGGCTCGGCGCCGAGGTGATTGATCACCTGCTGCGCCTGCCGCTGGGCTATTTCGACCGGCGCCCGGTGGGCGAGCTGGGCACCCGGGTGGCCGAGCTCGAGAACATCCGCGAATTCCTTACCGGCCAGGCCCTCACCACCCTGCTGGACACCGCCTTTTCGGTGATCTACATCGTGGTGATGGTGTTCTACAGCTGGCTGCTGACGCTGATCGCCCTCTGTGTGCTGCCGATTCAGATCGGTCTCACGGTGCTGGGGGCGCCCCTGTTCCGGCGCCAGTACCGCCAGGCGGCCGAGGAGAATGCCCGTACCCAGAGTCACCTGGTGGAGGTGCTCACCGGCATTCAGACGGTGAAGGCTCAGAACGTGGAGATGATCAGCCGCTGGAAGTGGCAGGACCTCTACTCCCGTTACATCGCCCGCAGCTTCGAGAAGACGATCACCGGCACCGCCCTGGTGGAAACCTCCCAGGTGCTGCAGAAGCTCTCCCAGCTGTTGGTGCTCTGGGTGGGGGCCAGCCTGGTGCTCAAGGGTGAGATGAGCCTGGGCCAGTTGATCGCCTTCCGCATCATTTCCGGCTATGTCACCCAGCCATTGCTGCGCCTTTCCTCGATCTGGCAGAACATCCAGGAGCTGAAGGTGTCCTTTGAGCGTCTGGCCGATGTGGTGGACACTCCGGAGGAATCCAACGAGGCCGACAAGCAGAAGATCCCCCTGCCGCCGATTGACGGGGATGTGGCCTTCCGCGATGTGACGTTCAGCTTCGAACCCGGCTCGCCGCCGGTGCTGCGCCACGTGGATCTGCAGATTGCCGCCGGCACCTTCGTGGGGGTGGTGGGCCAGAGCGGCAGCGGCAAGAGCACCCTGATGAAGCTGCTGACCCGGCTCTACGCCCCCAACGAGGGCAAGATCCTGATCGACGGCTACGACATCGACAAGGTGGAGCTCTACTCGCTGCGCCGCCAGATCGGCATCGTGCCCCAGGAGCCCCTGCTGTTCAGCGGTTCCGTGGCTGAGAACATCGCCCTCACCGATCCGGATGCCAGCAGTGATGCCATCGTGGAGGCGGCCCGGCTGGCCCGCGCCCACGACTTCATCATGGAGCTGCCGGGCGGCTACAGCGCCAACGTGGGCGAGCGCGGCGCCGGCCTCTCGGGAGGGCAGCGGCAGCGTCTCGCCCTGGCCCGCACCCTGCTGTCGCGCCCGAAGCTGCTGGTGCTCGATGAGGCCACCAGCGCCCTCGACTACGACACCGAGCGGCGCGTCTGCGACAACCTGCTGGAGAACCTGCGCCAGTGCACGGTGTTCTTCATCACCCACCGCCTCTCCACCATCCGCCGGGCAGATCTGATCGTGATGCTCCAGGATGGCGCTGTGGTTGAGACAGGCACCCACGACCAGCTGATCGAGCAGCGTGAGCGCTACTACGCGCTCTACCGCCAGCAGGAGGCCTCGTGA
- a CDS encoding 7-carboxy-7-deazaguanine synthase QueE, giving the protein MAVSVAPGPQPDPAALPVVETFHSLQGEGLHAGRSAFFIRLAGCSVGCSWCDTKHSWAAAAHPRQEVTALASEAGRAASAGAAFVVVTGGEPLHHNLTPLCGALAPLGLPLHLETSGVDALSGQFDWITLSPKAHRPPADALLGGCQELKVVIHDEPDLSFAAAMARRAELLGNRPALLLQPGWQSARGEALALAFVRGQPRWRLSLQSHKWLSIR; this is encoded by the coding sequence TTGGCGGTGTCCGTGGCCCCTGGCCCCCAGCCAGACCCTGCCGCACTGCCAGTGGTGGAAACCTTCCACTCACTGCAGGGGGAGGGCCTTCACGCAGGCCGCAGCGCCTTTTTCATCCGCCTGGCGGGCTGCTCGGTGGGCTGCAGTTGGTGCGACACCAAGCACTCCTGGGCGGCGGCGGCCCATCCCCGTCAGGAGGTGACGGCCCTGGCGTCAGAGGCAGGGCGGGCCGCGAGCGCAGGGGCCGCCTTCGTGGTGGTCACCGGCGGCGAACCGCTGCACCACAACCTCACCCCACTGTGCGGGGCTCTCGCCCCCCTGGGGCTGCCCCTGCACCTGGAAACCAGCGGCGTGGATGCCCTCAGCGGCCAGTTCGACTGGATCACCCTCTCCCCCAAGGCCCACAGGCCACCGGCCGATGCCCTGCTGGGCGGCTGCCAGGAACTCAAGGTGGTGATCCACGACGAGCCGGACCTCAGCTTCGCGGCGGCCATGGCCCGGCGCGCGGAGCTCCTGGGCAACCGTCCGGCGCTGCTGCTGCAACCGGGCTGGCAGTCGGCCCGGGGTGAGGCCCTGGCCCTGGCCTTTGTGCGCGGCCAGCCCCGGTGGCGACTCAGCCTGCAGAGCCACAAGTGGCTCTCGATCCGCTGA
- the fmdA gene encoding formamidase — protein sequence MPKTLFSIDLTKSMDQQEMPGHNRWHPDIPAVASVNPGEVFRIECKDWTDGQIRNNDDPQDVADVNLEVVHVLSGPIWVNGAQPGDILVVDILDVGALQGDEWGFNGIFAKENGGGFLTDHFPKACKSIWDLEGIYTSSRHIPGVRFAGITHPGLIGCAPSHELLKEWNRRETELVNTAPDRRTYGAGLSGSEPVLAALPNPNSAILGTLPAGDFERVANEAARTVPPREHGGNCDIKNLTKGTRIYFPVYVEGAKLSMGDIHFSQGDGEISFCGAIEMSGYLDLHVEIIKGGVEKYGMVNPMFKTSPVEPHFTDYLVFEGISVDEFDGKQHYMDVHIAYRRACLNAIEYLKKFGFSGEQAYMLLSCAPVEGRVSGIVDIPNACCTLAIPTSIFEQDILPC from the coding sequence ATGCCCAAAACGCTCTTCAGTATTGACCTCACCAAGTCCATGGACCAGCAGGAGATGCCGGGCCATAACCGCTGGCATCCTGACATTCCCGCGGTCGCCTCCGTGAATCCTGGAGAGGTCTTCCGGATTGAATGCAAGGACTGGACCGATGGCCAGATCAGGAACAACGACGATCCCCAGGACGTCGCCGATGTCAACCTGGAGGTGGTGCATGTTCTGAGCGGTCCGATCTGGGTCAATGGCGCTCAGCCCGGCGATATTCTCGTGGTTGACATTCTCGATGTCGGCGCTCTTCAAGGCGATGAATGGGGATTCAACGGGATTTTTGCCAAGGAGAATGGGGGTGGTTTTCTCACAGACCACTTCCCGAAAGCCTGCAAGTCAATCTGGGATCTGGAGGGGATCTACACCAGCTCCCGCCACATTCCCGGCGTGCGCTTTGCCGGCATCACCCACCCTGGCCTGATCGGCTGCGCCCCATCCCATGAGCTGCTAAAGGAATGGAACCGGCGTGAAACGGAGCTGGTGAACACAGCCCCCGATCGCCGCACCTACGGCGCAGGGCTTTCCGGCAGCGAACCCGTGCTTGCGGCCCTGCCCAATCCCAACAGCGCCATCCTGGGCACCCTGCCTGCTGGCGACTTTGAGCGCGTGGCCAATGAGGCTGCCCGCACAGTGCCACCTCGGGAGCATGGCGGCAACTGCGACATCAAGAACCTCACCAAGGGCACCCGGATTTACTTCCCCGTCTATGTGGAAGGCGCCAAGCTGTCGATGGGAGACATCCACTTCTCCCAGGGAGATGGTGAGATCTCCTTCTGTGGCGCCATCGAGATGTCCGGCTATCTCGATCTGCATGTGGAAATCATCAAGGGTGGCGTAGAGAAGTATGGGATGGTGAACCCCATGTTCAAAACCAGTCCGGTGGAGCCCCACTTCACCGACTATCTGGTGTTTGAAGGGATTTCAGTGGATGAATTTGATGGTAAACAGCACTACATGGATGTGCACATCGCCTACCGGAGAGCCTGCCTCAATGCCATTGAATACCTGAAGAAGTTTGGTTTCAGCGGCGAGCAGGCCTACATGCTGCTCAGCTGTGCTCCGGTGGAGGGTCGTGTCAGCGGCATTGTCGACATTCCCAATGCCTGCTGCACGCTCGCGATTCCCACCTCCATCTTCGAGCAGGACATCCTGCCCTGTTGA
- the urtE gene encoding urea ABC transporter ATP-binding subunit UrtE produces the protein MTAQPILHVSDLNVYYGQSHILRDVDLSVPEGEMVCLIGRNGVGKTTFLKTIIGLLQQRSGSIQYGDRQLLSEAPYRRARAGIGYVSQGRDIIPQVTVKENLLLGMEALPGGLGKNRHIDPLVFDLFPILEQFLSRKGGDLSGGQQQQLAIARALLGKPKLLLLDEPTEGIQPSIIMDIERAVQRIMKETGISVLLVEQHLHFVRQSNYYYAMQRGGIVSSGPTDQLSDAVVQEFLTV, from the coding sequence ATGACCGCTCAACCCATTCTTCATGTCTCAGATCTGAATGTCTACTATGGCCAGAGCCATATCCTCAGAGATGTTGATCTGTCTGTTCCCGAAGGAGAAATGGTGTGCTTGATCGGCAGGAATGGTGTTGGTAAAACCACCTTTCTTAAAACCATTATCGGTCTGCTGCAGCAACGATCAGGCTCGATCCAGTATGGCGATCGGCAGCTGCTCTCAGAGGCTCCGTACCGGCGGGCCCGTGCTGGCATTGGTTATGTGTCCCAGGGACGCGACATCATCCCCCAGGTCACGGTCAAGGAGAATCTGCTGCTCGGCATGGAGGCCCTGCCGGGCGGTCTGGGCAAGAATCGGCACATTGATCCCCTGGTCTTTGATCTCTTCCCCATCCTTGAGCAATTCCTGAGTCGCAAGGGTGGTGATCTCAGTGGGGGTCAGCAACAGCAACTCGCCATCGCCCGTGCTCTGCTGGGGAAGCCCAAGCTGCTGCTCCTTGATGAACCCACCGAGGGGATTCAGCCCTCCATCATCATGGACATTGAGCGGGCCGTGCAGCGCATCATGAAGGAAACGGGAATCAGTGTGCTGCTGGTGGAGCAGCATCTCCACTTTGTGCGTCAATCCAATTACTACTACGCCATGCAGCGCGGCGGCATTGTGTCCAGCGGACCTACAGACCAACTGTCTGACGCTGTGGTCCAGGAATTCCTGACTGTCTGA
- a CDS encoding FmdB family zinc ribbon protein — protein sequence MPVYEFSCSEGCQDYEVWRSIESRQVNTDCPDCGAKGSRIFSPPMTLTGSFRLKQESKEPRLVSGQQQAERAAERKPRLRQSSTRPWMVNRGC from the coding sequence ATGCCCGTCTATGAGTTCAGCTGCAGCGAAGGCTGCCAAGACTATGAGGTCTGGCGCAGCATTGAGTCGCGTCAGGTGAATACCGATTGCCCCGATTGCGGTGCCAAGGGTAGCCGCATCTTCAGTCCACCGATGACGCTCACGGGTTCCTTCCGGCTCAAGCAGGAAAGCAAGGAACCGCGCTTGGTGAGCGGCCAACAACAGGCCGAAAGGGCCGCTGAACGCAAACCTCGGCTGAGGCAAAGCAGCACCCGGCCCTGGATGGTCAACCGCGGCTGTTGA
- a CDS encoding anthranilate synthase component I family protein: MTTPPPPAGWQRRALPWRPPWGLVNQLASSLGEAGLVWLDGDGSPLGRWATLAVEPLEQRECRGLPTEPGSSDPFAAFAELRRQGGCWLGWLGYEAGAWVEPADHWRSPDMAVLWAGRYDPLLRWDLQQHRLWLEGSDRRRLAALEALILALPPQRAGADENAEDGDRQAPRLDPHRWHWHTAPESFASQVAELRERIAQGDLFQANLTACREAQLPAAASPLALYGRLRRHCPAPFAGLAVRSLGPGAEAVLSASPERFLQLQDDGRVQTRPIKGTRPRHAEAEADADAAAELITSAKDRAENVMIVDLLRNDLGRVCRPGSIHVPQLVGLESYRQVHHLTSVVEGELRPGTSLEELLRACWPGGSITGAPKLRACRRLNGLEPVPRGPYCGSLFRLDAAGRFDSNILIRSLMLRGQRLRAHAGCGIVADSSPADEARELAWKLDPLLEALA; the protein is encoded by the coding sequence ATGACGACGCCCCCGCCGCCTGCTGGCTGGCAGCGGCGTGCCTTGCCCTGGCGGCCCCCCTGGGGCCTGGTGAACCAGCTGGCCTCCAGCCTGGGGGAGGCCGGGCTGGTGTGGCTCGATGGCGATGGCAGCCCCCTGGGCCGCTGGGCCACCCTGGCCGTGGAGCCCCTGGAGCAGCGCGAGTGCCGCGGCCTGCCCACAGAGCCCGGCAGCTCCGATCCCTTCGCCGCCTTCGCCGAGCTGCGGCGCCAGGGCGGCTGCTGGCTGGGCTGGCTGGGCTACGAGGCGGGGGCCTGGGTGGAGCCGGCGGACCACTGGCGATCCCCGGACATGGCGGTGCTCTGGGCCGGCCGCTACGACCCGCTGCTGCGCTGGGATCTGCAGCAGCACAGGCTGTGGTTGGAGGGGAGCGATCGCCGCCGGCTGGCCGCCCTGGAAGCACTGATCCTGGCTCTCCCTCCGCAGCGGGCCGGAGCCGACGAGAACGCCGAAGACGGCGATCGCCAGGCCCCCCGGCTCGACCCCCACCGCTGGCACTGGCACACCGCGCCCGAAAGCTTTGCGAGCCAGGTGGCGGAGCTGCGGGAGCGGATCGCCCAGGGGGATCTGTTCCAGGCCAACCTCACCGCCTGCCGCGAGGCCCAGCTGCCCGCCGCAGCTTCCCCCTTAGCCCTCTACGGGCGGCTGCGGCGCCACTGCCCGGCGCCGTTCGCCGGCCTGGCGGTGCGCTCCCTAGGGCCCGGGGCCGAAGCGGTGCTGTCGGCCTCGCCGGAGCGCTTCCTGCAGCTCCAGGACGATGGGCGTGTGCAAACCCGGCCGATCAAGGGCACCCGCCCGCGCCATGCCGAGGCGGAGGCCGATGCCGACGCCGCGGCCGAGCTGATCACCAGCGCCAAGGACCGCGCCGAGAACGTGATGATCGTGGACCTGCTGCGCAACGACCTCGGCCGCGTCTGCCGGCCCGGCTCGATCCACGTGCCCCAGCTGGTGGGGCTGGAGAGCTACCGGCAGGTCCACCACCTCACCTCCGTGGTGGAGGGAGAGCTGCGCCCTGGCACCAGCCTGGAGGAGCTGCTGCGGGCCTGCTGGCCGGGGGGTTCGATCACGGGCGCCCCCAAGCTGCGGGCCTGCCGCCGCCTGAACGGCCTCGAACCGGTGCCGCGGGGGCCCTACTGCGGCTCCCTGTTCCGGCTCGATGCCGCCGGCCGCTTCGACAGCAACATCCTGATCCGCAGCCTGATGCTGCGGGGCCAGCGGCTGCGGGCCCACGCCGGCTGCGGCATCGTGGCCGATTCCAGCCCCGCGGACGAGGCCAGGGAGCTGGCCTGGAAGCTCGACCCCCTGCTGGAGGCCCTGGCATGA
- a CDS encoding aminotransferase class IV, whose amino-acid sequence MSSGAAAAAAIAWIDGPGGGRWGAPGQLSVPLSERGLSLADGLFETVLVEGGRPHLLEAHLQRWCLGATVLGLPPPPGLERVLALAAEAISRSGIHTGALRLNWSRGDGERGLDLPAAGAARFWLQLSPCRPSFHPVRVIISRLERRNASSAISGCKTFAYGASVLARREACEAGQDDALLLSTAGGLCCGTTANLLVRHRERWLTPPLASGCLAGVMRAQALALGLAEEASEAIEPAQLQAGALLLNSLGCRPIRSLAGQELGAVPEAEPFWRQLLGAG is encoded by the coding sequence ATGAGCAGCGGCGCGGCGGCAGCGGCGGCGATCGCCTGGATCGATGGACCTGGCGGGGGCCGCTGGGGCGCTCCGGGGCAGCTGAGCGTGCCGCTGTCGGAGCGGGGGCTGAGCCTGGCCGATGGGCTGTTTGAAACGGTGCTGGTAGAGGGAGGCCGCCCGCACCTGCTGGAGGCCCATCTGCAGCGCTGGTGCCTGGGAGCGACGGTGCTGGGCCTGCCACCTCCGCCAGGGCTGGAGCGGGTGCTGGCCCTGGCGGCTGAGGCGATCAGCCGCAGCGGCATCCACACCGGAGCCCTGCGGCTCAACTGGAGCCGAGGCGATGGAGAGCGGGGCCTGGACCTGCCCGCGGCTGGGGCAGCCCGCTTCTGGCTGCAGCTGAGTCCATGCCGGCCCAGCTTTCACCCCGTTCGAGTGATCATCAGCCGCCTGGAGCGCCGCAATGCCAGCAGCGCGATCAGCGGCTGCAAGACCTTCGCCTATGGCGCCTCGGTGCTGGCCCGCCGCGAGGCCTGCGAGGCAGGCCAGGACGACGCCCTGCTGCTGAGCACAGCCGGAGGGCTCTGCTGCGGCACCACCGCCAACCTGCTCGTGCGCCACCGGGAGCGCTGGCTGACCCCGCCGTTGGCGAGCGGCTGCCTGGCGGGGGTCATGCGCGCTCAGGCCCTGGCCCTCGGCCTGGCCGAGGAGGCCAGCGAGGCGATCGAGCCAGCCCAACTCCAGGCGGGGGCGCTGCTGCTCAACAGCCTCGGCTGCCGTCCGATCCGGAGCCTGGCGGGGCAGGAGCTGGGAGCGGTGCCGGAGGCTGAGCCGTTCTGGCGGCAGCTGCTGGGCGCAGGCTGA
- the queC gene encoding 7-cyano-7-deazaguanine synthase QueC has protein sequence MASAPPPASDQGTSHQPATAIALLSGGLDSATAAALAIEAGERVIGLSFDYGQRHRRELQAASRIAAALGLSEHHTLEVNLAAWGGSSLTDPDQAIPGEGVLEGVIPSTYVPGRNTVFIALGLSLAEARGARRLVLGVNAVDFSGYPDCRPDYLDAFQSLADLASRAGRQGHGVKLWAPLVQWSKTRIVQEALRLGIPIASTWSCYQGEAEPCGVCDSCRIRDAALIEAGRPDLAGR, from the coding sequence ATGGCCAGCGCACCGCCCCCCGCCAGCGACCAGGGCACCTCCCACCAGCCGGCCACGGCGATCGCCCTGCTCTCCGGCGGTCTTGATTCGGCCACCGCCGCCGCCCTGGCGATCGAGGCCGGTGAGCGGGTGATCGGCCTCTCCTTTGACTACGGCCAGCGCCACCGCCGCGAGCTGCAGGCCGCCAGCCGCATCGCCGCCGCCCTCGGCCTGAGCGAGCACCACACCCTGGAGGTGAACCTGGCCGCCTGGGGCGGCTCGTCCCTCACCGATCCAGATCAGGCCATCCCCGGCGAAGGCGTGCTGGAGGGGGTGATCCCCAGCACCTACGTGCCGGGCCGCAACACCGTGTTCATCGCCCTGGGGCTGAGCCTGGCCGAGGCCCGCGGCGCCCGGCGCCTGGTGCTGGGGGTCAATGCCGTGGACTTCTCCGGCTACCCCGACTGCCGACCGGACTACCTGGACGCCTTTCAGAGCCTGGCGGATCTGGCCAGTCGGGCCGGGCGCCAGGGCCACGGCGTGAAGCTGTGGGCGCCGCTGGTGCAGTGGAGCAAGACCCGCATCGTGCAGGAGGCCCTGCGGCTGGGGATACCGATCGCCAGCACCTGGAGCTGTTACCAGGGCGAGGCCGAGCCCTGCGGGGTGTGTGACAGCTGCAGGATCCGCGATGCCGCCCTGATCGAAGCCGGCCGCCCCGATCTGGCCGGGCGATGA
- the urtD gene encoding urea ABC transporter ATP-binding protein UrtD — MTKPLLELKDVSVSFDGFYALTDLSLTLMKGELKSIIGPNGAGKTTFLDVITGKVRPTKGTVSFRGQSLIGLSEQQISRDGIGRKFQTPRVFENLTVQRNFELSASPHKNALNLLVDRLPVSVKDEVQRIMNYVGLAPFATHQAGSLSHGQKQWLAIGMLVAQSPEVLLLDEPVAGLTDEETVRTAELIKSLAGDHTVVVIEHDMEFIRDLNAPVTVLHQGQLLTEGPLDKVKQDPRVIEVYLGQSDD; from the coding sequence ATGACCAAACCTCTCCTTGAACTCAAGGATGTGAGCGTTAGCTTTGATGGCTTCTATGCGCTTACAGACCTAAGCCTCACCTTGATGAAGGGAGAGCTTAAATCGATTATTGGACCTAATGGTGCAGGAAAGACGACCTTCCTTGATGTCATCACTGGCAAGGTACGCCCCACCAAGGGTACGGTGAGCTTTCGAGGTCAATCCCTGATCGGTCTTTCTGAGCAGCAGATCTCTCGTGATGGCATTGGCCGTAAGTTTCAGACTCCTCGCGTGTTTGAGAACCTGACGGTTCAACGTAACTTTGAGCTCTCTGCTTCACCCCACAAGAATGCGTTGAACTTGCTGGTTGATCGCCTGCCTGTATCCGTGAAGGATGAAGTGCAGCGCATCATGAACTATGTGGGCCTGGCACCCTTTGCCACCCATCAGGCGGGCTCCCTTTCCCACGGCCAGAAGCAGTGGTTGGCCATTGGCATGTTGGTGGCCCAGTCTCCCGAGGTGTTGCTGCTGGATGAACCGGTAGCGGGCCTCACCGACGAAGAAACGGTGCGCACTGCCGAGTTGATCAAGTCGTTGGCTGGTGATCACACCGTGGTTGTGATTGAGCACGATATGGAGTTCATTCGTGATCTCAATGCCCCTGTGACTGTTCTTCACCAAGGGCAGCTCCTGACGGAGGGCCCATTGGATAAGGTCAAGCAAGACCCGCGTGTGATTGAAGTGTATCTCGGTCAGTCTGACGACTAA